tagtcattataactattgatttagtataagcatagaaccaatccggtagtaagatatacgatagtagctaatctaccatataagatataagtcgcttgtggaatagcactacaataataatcaagaagatcatactgtataccaaataattacccatccactgactacatttcgagtcataaaatgttgtcgtatcaacattcgagtattcaaagctcgaatttcagataaaagagctaagttaatgagagaggacataaatactaacaaaccaccggttttggatgggattacttttaacaccgcataatatgctaaaaagtaccattcaggtacgatatgaagcggagttacaaaccggttcactggtatggagttatctgggtgcgataattcaatcaaaccaaaagccgtttgtaagaaaattaaaccaattagataggatagacatttagcatcggtcattaacatatgaggatagaaggctactttaagtgcggaatcaatacctgcagggttactagaaccatttaaatgtaaatagaagatgtgtaatacaattagaatgcaacctacaaaaggtaataaaagtgcaatacaaagaatcgttttaatgttacatcagatacatagtatccaccgagtaaccaaggtactaaatatggtattggagaaaggagattagtaatgactgtagcaccccagaaactcatctgtccccatggtagtacataaccgaggaaagcagtggctatagtaagtagatataaaactaaaccagacatccaagcagtagttaaataactatagctggagttatacatacctcgagacatgtgtattaagatacacaagaagacgaaagaagcagttgttgcatgcaacatcctaaattcccatcctgctgctacccttctaactagatgttgaacactagcaaatgcacaagatgcttcagaagtatatcggaacgctaaagtgatacctgtaattatttggagtacaaaggtaattgcaactaagaaaccaaagttataagatgaatttagattgagagcacaccgataaaagacgaggtgtgcccggaatagactcatggaaatttggtgtgttctcgaaaccatgctagcacaatagaacttcgttaaataactacatattaaaatgagcgcatgtaaactagtcttaaacacaccgctcgtcacgtaacaaatctcaaatcgtactgtagattttatatatgtaccgtaactataaccatggtgacatccaatgttcacgctcaatcttaccatacatagtacttttatgatcccaggctggtttaataagtcaaagtttagccgggaagttagcgtctaaaatatataaccgatagtctcaacttagatgcacagatggacataattaatccttgtacggtttgtacctacttgactcctcagtttaagcagaactgtagtttctcgggactaaagtcagcataatcaataaaaaggtttgttcagccactggttcaccatcaactaccttgtttcgacttcgtaccgactgtgttattgtagcacatatcaatcccttaaatagggatattattcccaaacaaccggatcgtgttggctaggtgaactaatcacgtttcataaatacaatcagtgaaagctcttttgatttccatgaacggagttacatattagattctcttcgctcccatggtatttagtaagttaacattgaaacgtatccagtgtaaagtttgaacgtaatccagctttaccttctatgttgttatgttaaccaaataagtttcatcgttgttgatatttcattgacatgttgataacataaatactaacaaaccaccggttttggatgggattacttttaacaccgcataatatgctaaaaagtaccattcaggtacgatatgaagcggagttacaaaccggttcactggtatggagttatctgggtgcgataattcaatcaaaccaaaagccgtttgtaagaaaattaaaccaattagataatatggtagatagggaacaaactgtctccagacgttcttaacccagctcacgtattacatctgacggtgaactagcgttcctaactgaatc
The sequence above is drawn from the Besnoitia besnoiti strain Bb-Ger1 chromosome Unknown contig00146, whole genome shotgun sequence genome and encodes:
- a CDS encoding cytochrome b6 subfamily protein (encoded by transcript BESB_027070), which gives rise to FVPYLPYYLIGLIFLQTAFGLIELSHPDNSIPVNRFVTPLHIVPEWYFLAYYAVLKVIPSKTGGLLVFMLSTCQ